The following DNA comes from Terriglobales bacterium.
CTTGTAGGGAGAGCCCTTGGTTTCGTCCTCGAACTTGTAGCCGGGACCTCCGGTACCCGTGCCTAGAGGATCGCCCCCCTGGATCATGAAGTTGGGAATCACGCGGTGGAAGATGGTCCCGTCGTAGAGGCGTGCTTGGGTGGCCTGGCGCGTTCGCGGGTGAATCCAGTTGCGCTTGCCTTCTGCCAGGTCGATGAAGTTCTTCACCGTCTTGGGCGCTTCTTTCTCGAACAGGCGGCAGACGATGCGCCCTTCGGTGGTGTCGAACACTGCGTAGGTTCCGGGTGTGCGAGACATGAATCTCCTTTGACCGTCCTTCCTTGGTGCTCTCGGTGCCTCTATGGCTATTTCTTTTCGGCCCGTACGATGGTGATCTTCTCGATCCTTACGGGCTTGATGGGCTTGTCATTGCGTTCGTCGCGGGGCACGCGGGCGATCTTGCGCACCAGGGCGACGCTGGCCGCATCACACTGGCCAAAGATAGTGTGTTTGCCGTTCAGGTGCGGTGTCTGCACCTCGGTGATGAAGAACTGCGAGCCGTTGGTGTTGGGTCCGGAGTTGGCCATCGCCATCCTCCCGGGCCGGTCGAACGTGAGCGTGGGCACGATCTCGTCCTCGAAACTGTAGCCAGGGTCGCCGGAGCCGTTTCCCAGCGGGTCGCCGCCCTGGATCATGAAGTTGGGGATGACGCGATGGAAGATGGTGCCGTCATACAGCGGCGCTCCGACCTTGGGCGACTTGGTCAGAGGGTGCTTCCAGTCGCGCGTGCCTTCGGCGAGACCCACAAAGTTGGCTACCGTCTTGGGAGCTTCTTTTGCGAAGAGCTTGCAGGTCAGCTTGCCCGACGAGGTCTCGATCACGGCCGTGGCGCCCACCAAGGTTGCGGGGTCAGGACCGAGGTTCGGTTTGGCCTCCGCGGCAGCCGGGGCGGGGCTCGAGGGCGCGGCGGATGGGGTTTTCTGAGGTTCCGATTCGCAGGCGACGATGGAAACGAACAAGAGCGCGGCAGCAATCAGTCGGGACATTCGTCCTCCAGTGGACACGTGATTCTAATCGGTACCGTCTTACGCCTCAATGTTTCGGGGCTGCCGCGGCCGACTCCGCCTTTTCCTCGGCCTGGATCTGGCGGCTGATGCGTTCCACGTCGCGGAACACGCGCATCAGGTTTCCGCCCAGGATCTTGTGCAACTGCTCGGCGGTATAGCCGCGCGCCGCCAGCGCCGCGGTGATCTTCGGCAAATCCGCTACCGAGTCGATGCCCTGGGGCAGGGAAGTGACGCCGTCGAAGTCGGAGCCCAAACCGACGTGATCGATGCCTGCCACTTTGGCCACGTGGTCGATGTGGTCGATCAGCGACTTGAACGGCGGACGAGGCACGCGTGCCGCGAACTGGCGGTGCAGCTTGTTGAAGGCGCGGTAGTAGGTCGCGGCGTCGGCGTTTTTCAGCTCAGCCCGCATCTTCTCTTCCGCGGCATCGGCTTCGGCATTCAACTTGGCGGCCTCGCGTCGGTAGTCGTCATCCACAAAAGCAGAGTAGAAGTTCACCATGACCACGCCGTTGTTGCGGGCCACGGCGCGCAGCATGTCGTCGGTCATGTTGCGCTTGTGATTGGTCAGCGCGCGCGCGGACGAATGCGAAGCGATGACCGGGGCGCGGCTGATCACCAGCGTGCGGTAGAACGTACGGTCGGAAACATGCGAGATGTCGACCATCATGCCCAACCGGTTCATCTCGCGGATGACTTCCTCGCCGAATTCGGTGAGGCCTCCCTTGGTGTGCGGGACACCGGCCTTGTCGATGTCGCCGGAAGAATCGGCCCAATCGGTGCTGTTCGACCAGGTGATGGTCATGTAGCGCACCCCCAGCCGGTAGTAATCCCGCAACAGCGCCAAGTCGTTCTCGATGGAGTGCCCGCCCTCGATTCCCATCAGCACCGCCAGCTTGTGTCCCGCATGAGCGCGCTGGATGTCGGCCGGGCTGAACGCCATCATCATGCCGTCGGGATGGCGCGCCACCTGCCGGTAGACGGAATCAATGAGCTCGAAAGTGCGGATGGCGAAGCGGCCGTGCGAGCGCGGCGCCTTCGGGTCCACCCAGACGGAGAAAAATTGCGCGCGCAGATTGCCCTTGCGGGCGAGGTCCAGGTCGAAGTGCCGGCCTTCGGCCAGGGCGCCACGGCTGATATCGAAGTCGTCGGAAAAGTATTGCGTGGTGTCCGCGTGCGTGTCGATGATGAGCGCCGAGTTATGGATGGCGCGCGGGCCGGCCTTGGCGGCAGGTTTTGCAGCCGGTTGGGCAAGGGCGGATAAGGTCACCAGGAAGAGGAACAACAACCAGGGCTTCGCAATCATTTTCAAAAGGTCCTCGCAGTGCAGGCTGGCCGGATTCGACGGCACGGGCGCGTGTCAGGATTCCCCAATCCGAGTTCCACGCCGCTAGCTCCGGAACAGGTCACGGATAGCCTGGCGCATCACCTGGCCGGCCACGCTGGAGATGGCGCGCGTCAGGGGAATCTCCTTGGGGCAGGCCTCGACACAGTTTTGCGCATAGGCGCAGTCGGCGATGCCGCCATCGCCCATCAGCGCCGCCAGCCGGTCCGGCGCCAGTACTTTGCCCGTGGGATGCTCATTGAACAGCGCCACCTGGCCGATGGTGGCCGCGCCCACGAAGCCGGTCTGCTCATTGAACTGCGGGCACACCTCCATGCAGCAGCAGCAGGAGATGCAGCGCGAGTACGGATACGCCTCCTCCTGCTGGCGCGGAGAGACGCGCGGCCCCGAGCCCAGGTCGTAGGTGCCGTCCACCGGCACCCACGCCTTCACGCGCTTCAAGTTCTCGAACAGGACGTTGCGATCCACCGCCAGGTCGCGCACGACCGGGAACTTCGACAGCGGCTCCAGGCGGATGGGCTGCTCCAGCTTGTCCACCAGCGCCGAGCATGCCATCTGCGCCCGCCCGTTAATGCGCATGGCGCAGGAGCCGCACACCTCCTCCAGGCAATTCGAATCGTAGGTGATGGGCGCGGCGGCCTTGCCCTGGCGGTTCACGGGGTTGGCGGCGATCTCCATCATGGCGGAGATCACATTCATGCCGGGCTTCCAGGCCAGCTCAAACTCCTCCCAGTAGGGCTGGGCCCCGGGGTCGGCCTGGCGCTTGATCTTGAGAACGACCGTCTTGTCGGCCATCAAATTCTCGTCAACTCCTCAGGCTATGCCGCCACATCGTAGCGGCGTGGCCGTGGCGGAAGCAGCGACGTATCCACCGGTTCCAGCTCCAGCCGCGGCTCATCGGCGTCCGCCGCAAAGGACGCCTTCGTGGTCTTCAGGAAATTGGGATCGTCGCGCTCGGGGAAATCCGGCTTGTAATGCGCCCCGCGCGACTCGTCGCGCAGGCGCGCCCCCTGGGCGATGACGCGCGAAAGCTGCAGCATGTTGTAGAGCTGGCGGGCGAAGGCCACCGTGGTGTTGGCCCACTGGCTGCGGTCGCTCAAGTTGATTCGGCGGTAGCGTTCCAGCAGATCCACCAGCTTGCCGTCGGTCTCTTCCAGCGCCTTGTTGTAGCGGATGACGGTGCAGTTTCGGGTCATGATCTCGCCCAGCTCGCGCCACAACCGGAACGGGTTCTCGCTGCCGTCGGACCGCATCAGCCCGGCGTTGATTTCCTCCTGGCGTTTGCGTTCCGCATCGAAGACGCCGGACTCCACCGCCTCCGCGGACCTGGCGATGGACTTGGCGTACGCCATGGCCGCCGGTCCGCCTGCGAATCCGCCGAAGATGCACGAAACCAGCGAGTTCGCCCCCAGCCGGTTGGCGCCGTGGTACTGGTACTCGCATTCCCCGGCGGCGTAAATCCCCGCCAGGTTCGTGGACTGCTTGAAGTCGACCCACAGGCCGCCCATGGTGTAGTGCATGCCCGGAAAGATCTTCATGGGCACTTTGCACAGATCGTCGCCCACGAACTTCTCGTAGATCTCCAGGATGCCTTCCAGCTTGCGGTCCAGGATGGCGGCGTCGATGTGGGTCAGGTCGAGATAGACCATGGGCTTGCCGTCGATGCCCAGCCCATGCTCGTACACCACCTTATGGATGGCGCGCGTGGCCACGTCGCGCGGCACCAGGTTCCCGTACTTCGGGTACCACTCTTCCAGGAAGTACCAGCGCTCCGATTGCGGAATGGAGAGCGGCTCGCGCTTGTCTCCGGGGTTCTTCGGCACCCACACGCGGCCGCCTTCGCCGCGCGCCGATTCCGACATCAGCCGCAGCTTGTCCTCGCCCGGGATGGCGGTGGGATGCACCTGGATGAATTCGCCGTTGGCGTAATAGCACCCCTGCTGATAGAGCGCGCCCTGTGCCGACCCGGTGCAGACCACCGAGTTGGTGGACTTGCCGAAGATGGCCCCGATCCCGCCGGTGCACACGATAATGGCGTCTGCCGGGAAGGTGCGGACCTCCATGGTGCGCAGGTCCATGGCACAGATGCCG
Coding sequences within:
- the sdhA gene encoding succinate dehydrogenase flavoprotein subunit, which produces MARAPKIIVIGGGLAGLAAVIKIAEQGGNVDLFSIVPVKRSHSVCAQGGINAAKNLKGEGDSTWKHFDDTIYGGDFLANQPPVKEMCEAAPGIIDLLDRMGVPFNRTPEGLLDFRRFGGTLYHRTAFAGATTGQQLLYALDEQVRRFEAEGKVQKFEHWEFLSAVLDGNRVCRGICAMDLRTMEVRTFPADAIIVCTGGIGAIFGKSTNSVVCTGSAQGALYQQGCYYANGEFIQVHPTAIPGEDKLRLMSESARGEGGRVWVPKNPGDKREPLSIPQSERWYFLEEWYPKYGNLVPRDVATRAIHKVVYEHGLGIDGKPMVYLDLTHIDAAILDRKLEGILEIYEKFVGDDLCKVPMKIFPGMHYTMGGLWVDFKQSTNLAGIYAAGECEYQYHGANRLGANSLVSCIFGGFAGGPAAMAYAKSIARSAEAVESGVFDAERKRQEEINAGLMRSDGSENPFRLWRELGEIMTRNCTVIRYNKALEETDGKLVDLLERYRRINLSDRSQWANTTVAFARQLYNMLQLSRVIAQGARLRDESRGAHYKPDFPERDDPNFLKTTKASFAADADEPRLELEPVDTSLLPPRPRRYDVAA
- a CDS encoding peptidylprolyl isomerase, coding for MSRLIAAALLFVSIVACESEPQKTPSAAPSSPAPAAAEAKPNLGPDPATLVGATAVIETSSGKLTCKLFAKEAPKTVANFVGLAEGTRDWKHPLTKSPKVGAPLYDGTIFHRVIPNFMIQGGDPLGNGSGDPGYSFEDEIVPTLTFDRPGRMAMANSGPNTNGSQFFITEVQTPHLNGKHTIFGQCDAASVALVRKIARVPRDERNDKPIKPVRIEKITIVRAEKK
- a CDS encoding peptidylprolyl isomerase, whose translation is MSRTPGTYAVFDTTEGRIVCRLFEKEAPKTVKNFIDLAEGKRNWIHPRTRQATQARLYDGTIFHRVIPNFMIQGGDPLGTGTGGPGYKFEDETKGSPYKFDQPGKLAMANAGPNTNGSQFFITVAPTDWLNGLHTIFGEVVEGQEVVNRIANVPRERNDKPKTDVVLNSVTIERA
- the sdhB gene encoding succinate dehydrogenase iron-sulfur subunit; its protein translation is MADKTVVLKIKRQADPGAQPYWEEFELAWKPGMNVISAMMEIAANPVNRQGKAAAPITYDSNCLEEVCGSCAMRINGRAQMACSALVDKLEQPIRLEPLSKFPVVRDLAVDRNVLFENLKRVKAWVPVDGTYDLGSGPRVSPRQQEEAYPYSRCISCCCCMEVCPQFNEQTGFVGAATIGQVALFNEHPTGKVLAPDRLAALMGDGGIADCAYAQNCVEACPKEIPLTRAISSVAGQVMRQAIRDLFRS
- a CDS encoding dipeptidase — protein: MIAKPWLLFLFLVTLSALAQPAAKPAAKAGPRAIHNSALIIDTHADTTQYFSDDFDISRGALAEGRHFDLDLARKGNLRAQFFSVWVDPKAPRSHGRFAIRTFELIDSVYRQVARHPDGMMMAFSPADIQRAHAGHKLAVLMGIEGGHSIENDLALLRDYYRLGVRYMTITWSNSTDWADSSGDIDKAGVPHTKGGLTEFGEEVIREMNRLGMMVDISHVSDRTFYRTLVISRAPVIASHSSARALTNHKRNMTDDMLRAVARNNGVVMVNFYSAFVDDDYRREAAKLNAEADAAEEKMRAELKNADAATYYRAFNKLHRQFAARVPRPPFKSLIDHIDHVAKVAGIDHVGLGSDFDGVTSLPQGIDSVADLPKITAALAARGYTAEQLHKILGGNLMRVFRDVERISRQIQAEEKAESAAAAPKH